The genomic segment CGTCTTTACCTTTGAATCTTGAGATTTCGCAAACCATGTGTAGTCTCCGTTCAAATGCGCTTGTACACCAAGCGATCTTGGCTTTCTTGCTGCGCTGCGACGGCCGTTAATTCCTGCCATTGACGGCCGGTTAATTCGATGACTTCCATCGGGAATTCGGCGTTTTCAAATTTGGCGACCACTTCATTGATTGCGATGTTAATTTGTTCCAGCGGTTGCAGACGCAATTCCTCTACTCTTTTCGCGCCCGCAAACAACGAATCGCGCTTCCGATTCCATGTGTACTTGAAACCGTCGCGTGTCATCCTCGCCAAGCGCAGTTCACCATGCAATGCTTCCGCACGCGGAGACTCCGCGAGCTGCAGCGCAGCCAATTCCCGCGCCAATTTAATGCACTCAGCGTCGAGCTTGTCATATTCGCGCTGCATTGCGGGATAAGTTTTTTCATGCGCCTGCAGCGCGTCAAATGCTCCCTGACTCTCGCGCTCGCGTCGCGCGTTTTCAATTTCCTTCTTGCTCTGTGTCATGTGTTCTCCTTGGCCAAGGCGTCCACCCCGGCCGGAATGGTGTCAGTGAATTGTGTTGCTTGTTTCGGCCGGCCAATCCTCCGGCGCCGGCGCAGTCTTCAGCGCCTCGATTTCCGCCGGCAGAAGCAATTCCGGGTGACGAATCAGGTACTCCCGCTGCGTCTCAAAAAACGGGTGCGAACCGAGGTACTCAATTTCCTCCATTGTCGATTCGTCAAGTTCCTGGTCGGTGTAGTCAACCGGACAGCCAAACGCCAGTTCGCCGTCGACGTCATACGGTTGCGGTGTTCCTCTGACTCGCACGCGCCGATGGTCGCTGAACTCCCACCACGCCCAGGGCCTCGAAAAGCTGTGTGCAGGATCGGCGTGCCATTCGCGCATGAGTTCATCCTTGCATTCGGCCCAGGACACGCGCAGCGCATTCTCACCCCATGTTTCACTAAGAGCGAGCCATCCGCAGCCGGTCATCAGAAGTTCTTTTTGTTGTAACGTGAGCCCGGTGTCCCGTTCGATTCTTCGCGGCATAATACTCTCTCCTCATCCAGGCAAGTTTTCCTTAAGGCCCAGCAACCGCGCCGCCTGCAGATAGGCGCTCGTTGCTACCCTGTATAAGTCGATTGAAGGATTTTTTTTCTGTACTCCCGTGCGGTTCGAGCTGACCGTGACGCCATCTTTTTGGATTTCAGCAAGGCAAATCAGAGCCAAGTCATAGTTGCGAATCAAGGTCATGACAATTCCACGTTCTGCAGCGGAAAACGCCAATTCGCTGTGAATTTCGCGCCAATACCGTTTGCTTTCCGGTAAAAGTCCGGTTGGTGGTTTCGGGATTTCACGCCTCATGGTCGGCCCCTAAAAACAATGTTTTGGCGCCGCAGGTTTGCCCGAAGGGGCGTGCCCGGTCTACAACATGGCGCCCCAGCGATGCGACCCGCCCCTCCGGGCTCGGCTGATAGACGCGCAACGCATCCCGCACTCGGCGCCCGTAGTCCTGCACAGAGGTGCGCCGGCGCAGCAGTTTGGTGTGCCTTCCCGAACCATCCGAGGGGGAACCGTCCGAGCTTCTATAGCTATCCGTATGGTGTACGGTCGGTAGGTAGAGAGCGCTTAAACGCGGCTCTCTACTACCTCCACAGACTGCGCTTTTTACCGTGCGGAATAGTCCCTTCGGATGGTTAACTTGTTGATGCTTCACGATATTTCCTCCACCGTCCGAAATAGGTTGTCATTCCCCCCGGACGGTCGGCGATAGCGTGTATTGCGGTTTTCGCCCATTTTTTCGATTTTCCCATCATTCATGAGTGCCGCCAGATGGTCGGCAACGGTTGATCCGCTCAGTCCGGTTACCTGCTTTATGTCGCTCTTGGTGGCCCACATCAACCCGATCGCGTCATACACGCGGCTCCTATTTGCCTGCCCTTTCGCCCGCATATCGTTGGCGGCATCCTCGAGGTCACCGGCCCAGGTAAACTTTTCTTCATTGCTGCCCTGGGGTGACACCTCAAGCAGGAAGCGCGGCTTCTTATCCGTTTCCTTGGAACTAACCAACACTTTGATCGTATTCCCTGTGCGTTCCATCAAGATATAGCAGTCGGCGTTCTGGAGCTTGCTCCCGGTTCCTTTCAGGCTGCTGAGGTCGAGTTCTTTCCGTGCACGCCCGCTGGTTTCCTTTCGGTAGTGGTCGTGGACCCACAATGCGACGTTGATCTCCCGGGTGAGGTTTGAGAGGCGATGAAGGATAGGGCCTTGCTTTACATCGTCGAAGGAGGCAATCCCTGGTGTCGCCTTCTGGTACGTGTCCACAAACACCAGCTCGAACTTTTCCCGCGCGATGAATTCCCGCAGCCAGGCGAAGCATACATCATCATTGACGGTCAATCCCGGCGCCGCATAGACCACGAAACGGCCGGGCTCGAGTCGCCGGTCGCGCCGCATGTCGAGGATGCGAGCTTTGGCGCGCCGCGGTGGGTCCTCCAGGAGTAGATAGAGGATTCTTGACACCGGCGAAATTGGAAACTTGCCGAAGAGTGATCCGCCGAGCAAAAGCTGATGCGCGACATAAAGGCCCATCAGGCTTTTGCCGGTTTGCGTATCACCGGCCACAAATACCAGGTTTCCCTTAGCTAAGATATCCTGGACGATCCATTCCAGTTCAGGACAATTCCAGCAGTCTACTTCTGCCACGTCAAGCAACTGCCAATGTGCAGGCGGTTCGAATCCTGCCGGCGCCTTCGGCTTCTCAATTTTTTCGAGGTTTGTGAGAAGGCGCGCGGTTGCGGTTCCGCCGTCGCCGTTGCCTTCGGCAATTTCTTTGGCGTACTTCTGCGCCGCCTCGAGACGTTGGCGCCGAACGTTGGCCTTGTGGACCTGCTCGGCATACACACGAGCATTCGCGCCGATCGCGCCGGCATCGGTAAGCGAGCAGATGTAGGCCGCGCCGCCACATTCGTCAAGTTCGCCGGTTTCGCGCAGTGTTGAAATGAGGATCGCGGGATCGACTACGCCGCCATTCTGGAATATTTCAAGGCAGCGCCGAAATGCGATTCCATGCGCCTTACTCAGTTCGGCCGGCTGGACGATGGCCGCGGCCGCCTCGAGGCAGTCGGGCTCGCGCAAACCTGCGCAGAGCAAGGCTCGCTCGGCCTCAAAGTTATAGGGATCGCGGGTCATGCGCGCCTCCGCTTTAGCCATGCCGACTTGTGCGCGAGCAGACCATCAACAAGGCGGTCATTGCCGGCGAATTCGGCAACGGCCACGAATGCGGTCAAGGTGCGTCCGAAAACGTCGCAAAGGAATTGCCTTCTGTCCTCGTTCGGATGTACTATTGCAGAGCTGATAGATTTCTTGGCCGCTTGCCTCTGCCCCGAGGGAGCGGCCGATTTTTTTTCGGCCATAGCGCCCCCTATTTTCTTTTCAAGGATTCGAATACGCCCGGCACATGCAATGCAAAAGCATTCGAGCGGATCTCGGAGACAATGTTGTCAAGTTCATGCGTAAATTCAGGCCAAAGGTTCCTGGGCCAGCGGCCGAGCGCGGTATAAACGTATTCGCGCATGCCTTCAAGTTCCTGAAGTGCGTTGAACTTCTTGGCCGCGGTTGCCGCATTCCCTTCAGCCACGGCTAATAATTGACGGTGTTTGGTGACAACCACGGCAAGTCGTAAAGCATCGCCCCGGGTCATTTCCGGGTGAACGCGGCCGGCCTTGATTTCTTCCTCAAGGATACAATTCGGAACGCGGGTAAGTTCATATAAGGTCCG from the Terriglobia bacterium genome contains:
- a CDS encoding P27 family phage terminase small subunit is translated as MRREIPKPPTGLLPESKRYWREIHSELAFSAAERGIVMTLIRNYDLALICLAEIQKDGVTVSSNRTGVQKKNPSIDLYRVATSAYLQAARLLGLKENLPG
- a CDS encoding AAA family ATPase, encoding MAKAEARMTRDPYNFEAERALLCAGLREPDCLEAAAAIVQPAELSKAHGIAFRRCLEIFQNGGVVDPAILISTLRETGELDECGGAAYICSLTDAGAIGANARVYAEQVHKANVRRQRLEAAQKYAKEIAEGNGDGGTATARLLTNLEKIEKPKAPAGFEPPAHWQLLDVAEVDCWNCPELEWIVQDILAKGNLVFVAGDTQTGKSLMGLYVAHQLLLGGSLFGKFPISPVSRILYLLLEDPPRRAKARILDMRRDRRLEPGRFVVYAAPGLTVNDDVCFAWLREFIAREKFELVFVDTYQKATPGIASFDDVKQGPILHRLSNLTREINVALWVHDHYRKETSGRARKELDLSSLKGTGSKLQNADCYILMERTGNTIKVLVSSKETDKKPRFLLEVSPQGSNEEKFTWAGDLEDAANDMRAKGQANRSRVYDAIGLMWATKSDIKQVTGLSGSTVADHLAALMNDGKIEKMGENRNTRYRRPSGGNDNLFRTVEEIS
- a CDS encoding DUF3102 domain-containing protein, encoding MKNNVVRLERRKLTPEQWAEQIRGCLSQTVGAVIESGRKLAEAKDILEHGEWLGMFRQKLLPINERHAQMLVKIAAHPVLSNPNHWYVFPNSWRTLYELTRVPNCILEEEIKAGRVHPEMTRGDALRLAVVVTKHRQLLAVAEGNAATAAKKFNALQELEGMREYVYTALGRWPRNLWPEFTHELDNIVSEIRSNAFALHVPGVFESLKRK